The following proteins are co-located in the Labrys monachus genome:
- a CDS encoding ubiquinone biosynthesis hydroxylase has protein sequence MNSRLDLVIAGGGFAGLGLAIALKAELGADFEVAVVDPVLGRAPPHDARASAIAAGARRFFERLGVWDSVRAESQPILDMVVTDSRVDDPIRPTFLTFGGDVEPGEPFGHMVENRLLLDALATRAAALGVRLVGSGASVARYAVEGGGVTAFLSTGETLAARLIAAADGGRSRLREQAGIAMYGWDYGQSGIVTTVAHERDHEGRAEEHFLPAGPFAILPLTGRRSSLVWTERTAEAERIVALDDAGFHAELERRFGLRLGEISVIGARAAFPLAMRIARSFVADRLVLVGDAAHIVHPIAGQGLNLGIRDAAALAECIIDAATLGLDIGAPDVLARYQRWRRFDTVSMGLVTDGLNRLFSNDLDPLRLVRDVGLGLVERLPMAKRFFIKEAAGLSGSVPRLMQ, from the coding sequence ATGAACAGCCGGCTCGATCTCGTCATTGCCGGCGGCGGTTTTGCCGGCCTCGGCCTCGCGATCGCGCTCAAGGCGGAACTCGGCGCTGATTTCGAGGTGGCGGTCGTCGATCCCGTTCTCGGCCGCGCCCCGCCGCACGACGCCCGCGCCTCGGCCATCGCTGCCGGAGCCCGCCGCTTCTTCGAGCGCCTGGGCGTCTGGGACAGCGTGCGCGCGGAAAGCCAGCCGATCCTCGACATGGTGGTGACCGATTCACGGGTCGACGACCCGATCCGGCCGACCTTCCTGACCTTCGGCGGCGATGTCGAGCCGGGCGAGCCCTTCGGCCACATGGTGGAGAACCGCCTCCTGCTCGACGCCCTGGCGACGCGCGCGGCGGCGCTCGGGGTGAGGCTGGTCGGCAGCGGCGCCTCGGTCGCCCGTTACGCCGTCGAAGGCGGCGGGGTCACCGCCTTCCTCTCGACCGGCGAGACGCTCGCGGCCCGGCTGATCGCCGCCGCGGACGGCGGCCGCTCCCGCCTGCGCGAACAGGCGGGGATCGCCATGTATGGCTGGGACTACGGGCAATCCGGCATCGTCACCACCGTGGCGCATGAGCGCGATCACGAAGGCCGCGCGGAGGAGCATTTCCTGCCCGCCGGCCCGTTCGCCATCCTGCCGCTGACCGGGCGCCGCTCCTCCTTGGTGTGGACGGAGCGCACCGCCGAGGCCGAACGCATCGTCGCCCTGGACGATGCGGGCTTCCATGCCGAACTCGAGCGCCGCTTCGGGCTCAGGCTCGGCGAGATCTCGGTGATCGGCGCGCGTGCGGCCTTCCCGCTGGCGATGCGCATCGCGCGCAGCTTCGTCGCCGACCGGCTGGTCCTCGTCGGCGACGCCGCCCATATCGTGCATCCGATCGCCGGGCAGGGGCTCAATCTCGGCATACGCGATGCCGCGGCGCTGGCCGAATGCATCATCGACGCGGCGACGCTCGGGCTCGATATCGGCGCGCCGGACGTGCTGGCACGCTACCAGCGCTGGCGCCGCTTCGACACCGTGTCGATGGGCCTCGTCACCGACGGGCTCAACCGCCTGTTCTCGAACGATCTCGACCCGCTGCGCCTGGTGCGCGACGTCGGTCTCGGCCTGGTCGAACGGCTGCCGATGGCCAAGCGCTTCTTCATCAAGGAGGCCGCCGGCCTCAGCGGCAGCGTGCCCCGGCTGATGCAGTAG